The following are from one region of the Sorghum bicolor cultivar BTx623 chromosome 2, Sorghum_bicolor_NCBIv3, whole genome shotgun sequence genome:
- the LOC8075025 gene encoding uncharacterized protein LOC8075025, whose amino-acid sequence MEDRPDANRGAAAARLPDELILEILCRVPARSMHRFKCVSKRWRDLIADPLNQKRLPQTLQGFFCSDGARSYGRFISLPGRPAPLVDLSFSFLTKQPEMSNIKLLGSCNGLVLFEHRSGSASTPSYAVCNPATEQWVAVPSSGVTSHVGGEIYLLFDPAASTHFYLLRIWQKYWPSVGVEVRAYSSETRGWSDRVSDGLVNVGMATASSGRIAFANGMLYFIIKDMWKGVSQIAAMGRQGKPRIIPLPDGDFSFTLFVAQSQGRLHCMSRRNAYPRTESGLSMRVLDYNAGHWVLKHSVRFSELLGKMCDPSRFTVVSIHPDCDRVFFIRHRNGKGDRQWKLLSYDMRNKEVHALHNFGHAYCFLTPYVPYFSESSVLANKH is encoded by the coding sequence ATGGAGGATCGCCCCGACGCCAATAGGGGTGCCGCGGCGGCCAGGCTCCCAGACGAACTCATTCTGGAGATCCTCTGTCGCGTGCCCGCGAGGTCCATGCACCGATTCAAGTGCGTCTCGAAGCGCTGGCGCGATCTAATCGCCGATCCCCTCAACCAGAAACGGCTCCCCCAGACCCTACAAGGCTTCTTCTGCAGCGACGGAGCCAGATCCTACGGGCGCTTCATCAGCCTGCCGGGGAGACCGGCGCCTCTCGTCGACCTTTCCTTCTCCTTCCTGACGAAGCAGCCCGAGATGAGTAACATAAAGCTCTTGGGTTCCTGCAATGGTCTCGTCCTCTTCGAGCACCGCTCGGGTTCGGCCAGCACACCGTCCTACGCCGTGTGCAACCCCGCCACCGAGCAATGGGTGGCCGTGCCCAGCTCCGGCGTCACCTCTCATGTTGGCGGTGAAATTTACTTGCTTTTTGATCCGGCCGCGTCGACGCACTTCTACTTGTTGCGTATCTGGCAGAAATATTGGCCGAGTGTTGGAGTTGAGGTGCGTGCCTACTCTTCTGAGACCAGGGGATGGAGTGACCGCGTGAGTGATGGATTGGTCAATGTTGGAATGGCAACAGCCAGTTCAGGCCGCATAGCCTTTGCCAATGGTATGCTGTATTTTATCATCAAGGACATGTGGAAAGGTGTTAGTCAGATAGCTGCCATGGGTAGGCAAGGTAAACCAAGGATCATCCCATTGCCAGATGGGGATTTTTCTTTTACCCTTTTTGTTGCTCAGTCCCAAGGGCGCTTGCATTGCATGAGCAGACGTAATGCTTACCCAAGGACTGAAAGTGGACTATCCATGAGGGTTCTTGACTATAATGCAGGACATTGGGTCCTAAAACACAGTGTCAGGTTTTCAGAGTTGCTTGGAAAAATGTGTGACCCGTCCAGGTTCACTGTGGTCAGTATTCATCCAGATTGTGATCGGGTTTTCTTTATTCGGCACCGTAACGGGAAGGGGGACCGGCAATGGAAACTGCTATCTTATGACATGCGTAATAAGGAAGTGCATGCACTCCACAACTTTGGGCATGCCTACTGCTTTCTTACACCATACGTGCCATATTTTTCAGAGTCATCGGTGCTTGCAAACAAGCATTGA